The genomic region ccgaggccgcagcagccatttggccaatattttgttccaagcgtaattgagccatactaatattatcacAGTTAAGAGGaataatgataatttttttttaaaattgtatttgattcaatatcaacaccggcccttgaaacttaaccactctttGCATTGCAAAGTATGGCAAGCCTGCTTTTAAAAACTTTACTTGGACGTAAGCTAATCCTGGATGAAGCCACAGAAAAAGACCTTGTAAGATATACAGATATACATTAGAAATGAAATCAAGACTTTGCGGCCTCACAAGACACGATATTCGTTCCCTGGCGGTGCAATTGACGGAACTGCCAAAGtaccaaacaaattttcggtCCTTAAGCAATTTCCCGGGAAAGGTTGGATGCATGGATTCCTGCGCAGGCACAAAAAATGAGCTTAGTTTTCGCTCTCCAACGGGAACGTCTTTTAAAAGAGCAATGGGTTTCACTAAAGGAAATGTAAagatgtttttttctatttacttgaGCAAGAGTACGAGAAACACAAATTTCCACCATCTGCTGTACAGaatgtgaatttatatttacctaatgttaattaattttttttcaaatagtcaaCCAAGAAGgacattaattaaaattaaaaaaatatataaataaattcattgagTTATTATTAACtcttacaattgtttttggttattttaataggactatgaataagttcgtgcggttttattgacgtaaaatggttacaaatttaatattcaaagtattgtccatcgcttactactactttttcccatctttctggcaattcacggattccctttgtgaaaaattcggtcggttttgccgcaatccacgaatcgatccattttttgacttcatcgtaattacggaagtgctggtcagccaggccatgttgcatcgatcggaagagatagtaatcggatggcgcaaggtctggactatacggcgggtggggtaggacatcccatttgagcgtttctaagtatgttttgaccacttgtgcaacatgtggccgagcattgtcatgttgcaaaataactttgtcgtgtctatcggcgtattgcggccgtttttctcgcagtgctcggctcaaacgcatcaattgtcgtcggtagacatcccccgtaatcgtttcattcggtttcagtagctcataatacacaacacccagctggtcccaccagatacacagcataaccttcaggccatgaatattctgcgccgacgtcgatgttgaagcatggccagggtatccatacgttgcccgacgttttggattgtcgtaatggacccacttttcatcgccagtcacaattcgatgcaaaaaaccctttcttttgtgccgttgaagcagttgttcgcatgccataaaacggcgttcaacgtcccttggcttcaattcatacggcacccaatggcctacctttcggatcattcccatggcttttaaacgtttggaaatggttgattgatcaactcccaaagtttttgcaacctcttcttgcgtttgagccggatcttgatcgagcaattcctccaattcggtatccatgaactttggcggcgcaccctcgcgttcttcgtcttccaagccaaaatcaccacttttaaagcgtgcaaaccagttctggcacgttcgctcagctagagcatgctcaccataaacttccaccaagatacgatgactttcggctgcttttttcttcatattaaagaattccccgcaaaaacacattatttggcacgaaattcgacattttcaagtgtggtaaaaatattgttgtttacgcttcaaataaaaaccttatactgacgtttgtgccttacgacagtagctctccaatgaatgtttggaaatgtggatcgatggaataataatcaagttacgccatctgttgtaaaaccgcacgaacttattcatagtcctattatatagtGGCCCACTTTACCCGAATACCCTGGGCCACATTACCCACCATTTTGCTTTTCATCAACTTTTAAGGTAGTTtcaatttttctatattatcaGACGAAAACGATTATATTAAACGATAATCAAAGATAATTCAATAtctgttaaaaagaaaaaaagatcgCTTTTTTTACCATTGTTTTGGCAGAAATGAATATCAAGGTAAAATGGTGCCCACAATACCCGACTTTACTCTATAATTATTTAaagcttttacaaaaaattttggttcaattctctagaaaattaaatattaaagataACTTTCGCTTTTATCAGCGACCCTAAGCACAAATCgtaaataatgcaaaaatggttaatattgtatataaatatccctaaatttttaaagttttgctgcAATTCCTACCACACCGTATTTATACTGAACAAAAACGGCGATCTTGTGACTGGCACCCAGTGCCAGTGCTTAAATTATGGAGAGAACATTTCTCGAGCCTGTTAAACAGTCACAGCTGTCACAGATATTGTGAAGATCTCAATagcccaatcgttgacgacgcgACTGTCGTTGCGCTACCTGACcgtgacgaggtgagaatagcgataacgcggcgaAAGAACAACACGACAGCGGGAGTCGACTTCAAAGTGAAAAACTTGAAGTTCGAAAGAGAATTCCCAAAAATTAATAGGCGAAAATGgtaattgaaaaattgttttgttccGGGGAAATTTGCTATTCTTTCTATTAAgagagttttatttttattacccaTTTAAGGTAAGCAGCCTACTATTTaatgaaaagcaataaaaaacgcCGCCGCTTTGCgcaaaatgaatataaattgGTAGCAAGCACTCGCTGACGAACACACAGCTGTCGTGAACTGCTTACATAGCGCAACTTGGAATACTTTTAGATACCCAGCACAATGaagttattttttctaatttcgctTTTATCAATACTACACACCAACATTGCCTTGGAATTCACAGCAGAGGATATACTTTATTCATTGGAACAAATTAGCGAAGGCATAATTGAAAGTGCACCTGGAGCTTTGCGACCAGACTACGTTTTCAAGACCATTAAAAATATAGTTGAAGGACTGCCTGCTGAAATTCTATATAGCGTTGCAAATGCCATTTGTAAGTGTCCGTTCACTTGACGAGCATTAAAATAAGATTTCTGCTAGCTTGAAATTATTAGGTTCGGCGGTTATTGCCAAGGGCAAGGATAAAACTCCTGATCAATATGAACCAACACTCGGagatataaaatttcaatttcgcaCATCCTGCGATAAACGAGAATATCCAGTCGCAGATCCATCAGGCTTGGCAGAGGATGAAGATTTTGACCCTGACAAGAATACGGTTATATTTGCGACTGGTTGGACTACTACGACTGTGAATAATGAGCGACATGACGCGTTTGCCAAGGCATATAATTGTCGCGGTGATACTAATTATCtggtattaaaaatttattactttcaaatattattctggttgtcTTCAAGGGTTTCTAATTATTTAAGTTCTTTTCAGGCGCTAGATGTAGGTAACTACATAAACACACTCTATAGCTGGTCATCAGAGAATACCGACAAAATAGGTAAATATCTTGCCATAGGCATACAACGTTTGGAGTCCATTATAGATATTGGAAAACTACATATAATGGGTCACAGTCTGGGTGCACAAATAATGGGTTCGGCTGCTCGTTATTACCGCGATTTGACTGGGAAAACGTTGCCCTACGTAACTGGTCTTGATCCAGCTTTTCCCTGTTTCAATGAGGGCGAAGAACTCACTGTCATATCTTCTAGCGATGCTGACTTTGTTGATATCATTCACACGGATCCTGGTGTAAGTGGGCAACCCCAAGCATTTGGTCATGTTGATTTCTATGTAGGTGGTAAATTCCCAGTACAAGACGCCTGCAATGATCCACAATGCTCACATGAAATCGTTTGGCAATATTGGGTTGAGTCGGTTTACCCAAATAATGTAGATGATTTTCTGGCAAAGCGCTGCAACTCTTTGGATAGTTTGCAGGAGGGCAAATGTGTTGGCAGTGAATATCCAATGGGATATGCTGTGCCCCATAAGTTACGAGGCAGATATGTTCTAGAAGTGAATGCTGAGAAGCCCTATGGCAAAAATGCTACTGCGGACTATACTAACCCTGAAACCACTGTATGTGGCAGTTGTGAAGAATTGCAGTGAAAGGCGCGTAAATACtagcaattttttaaattttttgctctagtattcataaaaatataactatGTACTCCACCactatctatatacatacatattttatcaaaaatccaataaataaccaaaccagCACTCTTATCCATTGTATGCGGAGGATTATGTAGAAGTAGAAGCTGACCCTGCGTTTTGGGAATATGGCACACAAAACAATTTGCAAGTGATTTCGGGCTGACAGAGGTTTTATGAAagattcttatttgtttttatgttgctttGAGTTGCCTATGGGGGGTTTTGGGAGAGAAATACTTGATGTCACACCTTAGGGTATTCTCTGGAATACAGTAAAACAATATTGGCGTCATGCGATAGGCGATTCATAAAGCTCAAAtctataattaattttgcaatgAATTACCTctaaaaagaaatatagaattaatttttattgcaaataaggtaatttaaatttattaaaacagttTGAGGAAGCTATAATCAAGCATGTCTATGAACAGGGTTGCCACTTTtctgaaatataaatattaaataaagaataaaaaataaaaattaaagttcaAGAAGGCTGCAAAATGAATACTCATCGAAGTTCAATAACGTTCTTGAAtagagttgccacctgttttatttacttttaacaaaaatttatgttaatttaatttagacaTCATTGATCtgtgtcagaaatatataatacagatttattttttgtagagtTGCCacatgtttaaaaaatataatattagcacattggtatcaaaacagcttgaaattcatatatattcatatgcaCGCACAACTGCAAAAGTGTATATGATTGCGTTCACATAACGGCTGTTAGCAAGAGCATAAAGTAATCGTTTCAGATATGGGCATAGGTATACAAAAGTGTTCAGAATGATGGAAGGAGTGGATTTATATACAGAAGTGTTCAGAAAGATGAGTGGAGTCGATTTATATACAGAAGTGTCCAGAATGATGAGAGGAGTCGATTTAGCCATACCTGTCCGTTCGTCGGTACAATAGctcgaacaaaaataaatcatttgaaTAGAACTCAGTACACGAATTACTCTTTTTTCCAAGGTACTGGAATTGGTAGTGAAAATGGATGAAATTCGCCAATAACCACATCACCCTTCCATTTAatggcaattttcaaaacagaaaaagaaatcatatacatatgtattgtatatgaaCCTCTGTAATAAATGAAGCAAACCATTCAAATTCGGCATAAATGATCAACCAGCAAATATAATGGTCAGTTTCACCAACCGAAC from Anastrepha obliqua isolate idAnaObli1 chromosome 2, idAnaObli1_1.0, whole genome shotgun sequence harbors:
- the LOC129237452 gene encoding vitellogenin-1-like, which encodes MKLFFLISLLSILHTNIALEFTAEDILYSLEQISEGIIESAPGALRPDYVFKTIKNIVEGLPAEILYSVANAICSAVIAKGKDKTPDQYEPTLGDIKFQFRTSCDKREYPVADPSGLAEDEDFDPDKNTVIFATGWTTTTVNNERHDAFAKAYNCRGDTNYLALDVGNYINTLYSWSSENTDKIGKYLAIGIQRLESIIDIGKLHIMGHSLGAQIMGSAARYYRDLTGKTLPYVTGLDPAFPCFNEGEELTVISSSDADFVDIIHTDPGVSGQPQAFGHVDFYVGGKFPVQDACNDPQCSHEIVWQYWVESVYPNNVDDFLAKRCNSLDSLQEGKCVGSEYPMGYAVPHKLRGRYVLEVNAEKPYGKNATADYTNPETTVCGSCEELQ